One segment of Primulina tabacum isolate GXHZ01 chromosome 6, ASM2559414v2, whole genome shotgun sequence DNA contains the following:
- the LOC142549646 gene encoding cysteine desulfurase, mitochondrial-like, translating to MASKLVAAAIRRSIHKPNGTRFVRRNFSTAAATAVEPLEEESIGISMKGVKISGRPLYLDMQATSPVDPRVLDAMLPYYLSQFGNPHSRTHLYGWESERAVEAARAQVSALINASPKEIIFTSGATESNNISIKGVLHFYKEKKRHVITTQTEHKCVLDSCRHLQHEGFEITYLPVKSDGLVDLEKLRASIRPDTGLVSVMMVNNEIGVIQPMEEIGKICKEFNVPLHTDAAQALGKIPIDVDSMNISLMSLSGHKIYGPKGIGALYMRRRPRIRVEPQMNGGGQERGIRSGTVPTPLVVGFGAACELAMKEMEYDGKRIRTLQERLLNGIRTKLEGVVVNGSEESRYVGNLNLSFAFVEGESLLMGLKEVAVSSGSACTSASLEPSYVLRALGVDEDMAHTSIRYGIGRFTTEAEIDKAVELTVKQVEKLREMSPLYEMYKDGIDIKSIEWSQH from the coding sequence ATGGCATCAAAGCTTGTCGCTGCCGCCATCCGCCGCAGCATCCACAAACCTAATGGTACCCGCTTCGTCCGCCGTAATTTTTCCACCGCAGCCGCAACTGCCGTCGAGCCATTAGAAGAGGAGTCAATCGGGATATCGATGAAAGGCGTAAAAATCTCCGGGAGACCTCTCTATCTAGATATGCAGGCAACGTCTCCGGTGGACCCTAGAGTTCTCGATGCTATGCTGCCTTATTATCTTTCCCAATTCGGGAACCCTCACTCCCGCACCCATCTTTACGGGTGGGAATCGGAACGGGCTGTCGAGGCGGCCCGAGCCCAAGTTTCGGCCCTAATCAACGCCTCTCCAAAAGAAATTATCTTTACCTCCGGCGCCACGGAGTCTAACAATATCTCGATCAAGGGTGTTCTGCACTTTTACAAAGAGAAGAAGCGGCACGTTATCACCACCCAGACCGAGCACAAATGTGTATTGGATTCCTGCCGGCATTTACAGCATGAGGGGTTTGAGATTACTTATCTTCCGGTGAAGTCCGACGGGCTTGTAGATTTGGAAAAGCTCCGGGCTTCCATTCGGCCTGATACTGGCTTGGTTTCTGTGATGATGGTTAATAATGAGATTGGTGTTATTCAGCCGATGGAAGAAATTGGGAAAATATGCAAGGAGTTTAATGTCCCTCTGCATACTGATGCTGCACAGGCATTGGGGAAGATTCCCATTGATGTGGATAGTATGAATATCAGTCTAATGTCTTTGAGTGGTCATAAGATTTACGGGCCTAAGGGCATTGGGGCATTGTACATGAGAAGAAGGCCGAGAATTCGAGTGGAGCCCCAAATGAATGGAGGTGGACAAGAGAGGGGGATAAGGAGTGGGACTGTCCCTACGCCGTTGGTTGTTGGGTTTGGTGCTGCGTGTGAGCTAGCAATGAAGGAAATGGAATATGATGGGAAAAGGATAAGGACGTTGCAGGAGCGGTTGTTGAATGGTATAAGGACGAAGTTAGAAGGGGTCGTTGTGAACGGAAGTGAGGAGAGCCGGTATGTGGGGAATTTGAACTTGTCATTTGCATTTGTGGAAGGGGAGAGCTTGTTAATGGGTCTGAAGGAAGTGGCTGTGTCGAGTGGCAGCGCTTGTACCAGTGCGAGTTTGGAGCCCTCATATGTGTTGAGGGCTTTGGGAGTGGACGAGGATATGGCGCATACCTCTATTAGATATGGGATCGGAAGGTTCACTACCGAGGCAGAAATTGATAAGGCAGTGGAGCTCACAGTAAAACAGGTGGAGAAGTTGAGGGAAATGAGCCCTCTTTATGAAATGTACAAGGATGGGATTGACATCAAGAGTATCGAATGGTCGCAGCACTAG